The Podospora bellae-mahoneyi strain CBS 112042 chromosome 7, whole genome shotgun sequence genome includes a window with the following:
- a CDS encoding hypothetical protein (EggNog:ENOG503Q3WX; COG:S), whose amino-acid sequence MSVASKNLFAILGNDEEPPIPPPVKTVEKTSTHTAKRNTDGVAPSKGPAPAGGNRRNAATGNEAAFRDRNAGRDSNRGKPTDEVRGGRRGGFRGKRPEGDRHPHKAAPHGGSAKTAEQAWGGEDGEKALNDEKAGEADATVEKKEDEAAVPAEEQEPEPVVKTLEDYYKEKPKFEALKPREVKAEKPEGMVVAKKTDEDYVAASGGKKERTRERKQKQFVEIENRYVEPERTGGRGGRGGARDGAPRGGARGGRGDGPRGGARGRGGPRGGAAPRGAPRGGASQAAPVSINDENAFPSLGGN is encoded by the exons ATGTCGGTCGCCTCTAAG AACCTTTTCGCCATTCTCG GCAATGACGAGGAGCCTCCtatccctcctcccgtcaAGACTGTTGAAAAGACATCGACACACACTGCCAAGCGCAACACCGATGGCGTAGCTCCCTCCAAGGGCCCTGCCCCCGCTGGTGGCAACCGCCGCAACGCCGCTACTGGCAACGAGGCTG CTTTCCGGGACCGTAACGCCGGCCGCGATTCCAACCGCGGTAAGCCCACCGATGAGGTCCGTGGCGGACGTCGTGGTGGCTTCCGTGGCAAGCGCCCCGAGGGTGATCGTCACCCCCACAAGGCCGCTCCTCA TGGTGGCTCCGCTAAGACCGCCGAGCAGGCTTggggcggtgaggatggtgagaaGGCCCTCAACGACGAGAAGGCTGGCGAGGCCGATGCCACcgtcgagaagaaggaggatgaggccgCTGTCCCCgctgaggagcaggagccCGAGCCCGTCGTGAAGACCCTCGAGGACTACTACAAGGAGAAGCCCAAGTTCGAGGCTCTCAAGCCCCGTGAggtcaaggccgagaagcccGAGGGCATGGTCGTCGCCAAGAAGACCGATGAGGACTACGTCGCCGCCAGCGGTGGTAAGAAGGAGCGCACTCGTGAGCGCAAGCAGAAGCAGTTCGTTGAGATTGAGAACCGCTATGTCGAACCCGAGCGCACCGGTGGCCGTggcggccgtggtggtgcccGTGATGGCGCTCCCCGTGGCGGTGCTCGCGGTGGTCGTGGTGATGGTCCCCGTGGTGGTGCccgtggccgtggtggcccCCGTGGCGGCGCTGCTCCCCGCGGTGCTCCCCGTGGCGGTGCCTCTCAGGCTGCTCCCGTTTCCATTAACGATGAGAACGCTTTCCCCAGCCTCGGCGGCAACTAA
- a CDS encoding hypothetical protein (EggNog:ENOG503NW89; COG:S) → MTLGTIPQRILQRLPFSSSTTPLQALTYLLGISLFSISFLVFLNSSLSFVITDLIGVKEGVGDIVGTLGFVDELVALVACPIWGLVSDRAGVRYVAVAGYAVVGLALFLFVQARNVYPQLLLARIFFAVGATAAATMVTAILPSLTDETGPVAENVRKPSTRGRARTSVALSVDSEVTITPETFRNTSSNYASSTEDTAVEGDEGKKQGKPSALAGFVGLFTGCGALVALSLFLPLPARFGKIEGVTTGLAVQYSYYTVGVVSFLVAIFVFFGLRKIKGEEGKGWRMLFGLRGSTPQGAASAHPRSKAIPYHHLLRNSILLALGDSDICLGYLGGFVARASTVAISLFIPLYINAFFMRHGYCQGSPNDPSPELKKECRQAYILSAILTGVAQLMGLICAPLFGYLSHKPHHRVNWPIVIATMFGIIGYMIFPSLASPEFKDVDSRGGKPVVFLLVALMGISQIGAIVCSLGSLGKGVLKTDIVNVLAVPGSDGGETLIESADGEGDTAPLLENEDVVPEDTVSRVRLKGSVAGVYSWCGGLAILLLTKLGGWLFDAWWEGAPFYLMGGFNALLLVAAVGVDVGRGWKRRRSRRVMLD, encoded by the exons atgACGCTCGGCACAATACCCCAGCGCATCCTCCAGCGCCTgcccttctcgagctcgACGACGCCCCTGCAGGCGCTGACGTACCTCCTCGGGATATCCCTCTTCAGCATCTCGTTTCTTgtcttcctcaacagcagTTTGTCCTTTGTGATTACCGATTTGATAGGCGTGAAGGAAGGAGTGGGGGATATCGTAGGGACGTtggggtttgttgatgagCTCGTCGCGCTGGTGGCTTGCCCgatttgggggttggtgtcggATAGAGCTGGTGTGAGATATGTAGCTGTTGCTGGGTATGCTGTCGTTGGTCTTGCGCTGTTTCTGTTTGTGCAGGCGCGCAATGTGTATCCtcagttgttgttggcgaggatATTCTTTGCTGTCGGGGCGACGGCTGC GGCTACCATGGTTACTGCTATTCTTCCCTCTTTGACCGATGAGACTGGTCCCGTAGCCGAGAATGTGCGCAAACCCTCCACAAGAGGGAGAGCGAGAACAAGCGTTGCGTTGTCTGTCGATTCGGAAGTGACTATCACTCCTGAGACGTTTCGCAATACCAGCTCCAACTATGCCTCCTCGACAGAAGACACCGCGGTGGAAGGAGACGAGGGAAAGAAACAAGGGAAGCCATCAGCGCTCGCCGGCTTCGTCGGGCTGTTCACCGGCTGCGGTGCCCTGGTAGCCCTCAGTTTgttcctcccactccccgcTCGATTTGGCAAAATCGAGGgcgtcaccaccggcctgGCCGTCCAATATAGCTACTATACCGTTGGCGTGGTCTCCTTTCTGGTCGCCatctttgtcttctttggTCTGCGCAAGAtcaaaggtgaagaaggcaaGGGCTGGCGGATGTTGTTTGGTCTCCGGGGCTCAACCCCCCAAGGCGCTGCCTCAGCCCACCCCCGAAGC AAAGCAATcccctaccaccacctcctcagaaactccatcctcctcgccctcggcgaCAGCGACATATGCCTAGGCTACCTAGGCGGCTTCGTCGCCCGCGCCTCCACCGTCGCCATATCCCTCTTCATCCCCCTCTACATCAACGCCTTCTTCATGCGCCACGGCTACTGCCAGGGCTCCCCCAACGATCCCTCCCCGGAACTGAAAAAAGAGTGCCGCCAGGCGTACATCCTCTCTGCCATCCTAACCGGAGTCGCCCAGCTGATGGGTTTGATTTGCGCCCCTCTCTTTGGGTATCTCAGTCATAAACCCCACCATAGGGTCAACTGGCCTATTGTCATTGCTACCATGTTCGGTATAATAGGGTACATGATCTTCCCGTCTCTTGCGAGCCCGGAGTTTAAAGATGTCGACTCCCGCGGTGGGAAACCGGTTGTTTTTCTGCTTGTGGCCCTGATGGGAATAAGCCAGATTGGCGCGATTGTTTGTTCGCTTGGCTCgctggggaagggggtgttgaagacGGATATTGTTAATGTTTTGGCTGTGCCGGGGagtgatgggggggagacgCTTATCGAGAGTGccgatggggaaggggacaCGGCGCCGCTTTTGGAAAATGAGGATGTCGTGCCGGAGGATACGGTGTCGAGGGTTAGGCTGAAGGGGTCGGTGGCGGGGGTGTATAGCTGGTGCGGGGGGTTGGCGATATTGCTGTTGACGAagctgggggggtggttgtttgatgcttggtgggagggggcgCCGTTTTATCTGATGGGGGGATTTAAtgctttgttgttggtggcggcggtgggggttgatgttgggagggggtggaagaggaggaggagtagaAGGGTCATGTTGGATTAG
- the fsf1 gene encoding Sideroflexin FSF1 (EggNog:ENOG503NVNM; COG:S): MSSSLPGVRPLPDSQYDLSTYWGRVRHTASITDPRTLLVGSAGLTDAKNLLIAYKNGQIPHMTPDLWKAKKIVDSTLHPDTGEAVFLPFRMSCFVLSNLVVTAGMLTPGLGNRGTIAWQVANQSLNVAINYSNSNKSSPLSWSKIAQSYFLAVGASCSVAVGLNSLVPRLKSITPSTRLILGRLVPFAAVASAGALNVFLMRGEEIRTGIDVFPVLSQKAREAFAAQGKSPSEVESLGKSQKAATLAVGETAVSRVLNSSPIMVIPALALVRFQKTEWLRKNPRWTTPLNLGLILVTSYAVLPLALAAFPQRQKVRADSLEERFHGRGGEGGLVEFNRGI, encoded by the exons atGTCTTCGTCTCTGCCAGGCGTCCGGCCACTTCCCGACTCTCAGTATGATCTTAGCACCTACTGGGGCCGTGTGAGGCATACTGCGAGCATTACAGATCCGAG GACCCTCCTCGTAGGCAGTGCCGGTCTTACAGATgccaaaaacctcctcatcgcctACAAGAATGGGCAAATTCCACACATGACCCCCGACCTCtggaaggccaagaagattGTCGACTCGACTCTGCACCCAGACACAGGCGAGGCggtcttcctccccttccgcaTGTCGTGCTTTGTCCTCTCCAACTTGGTGGTGACAGCGGGCATGTTGACCCCTGGCCTTGGT AACCGCGGCACCATCGCCTGGCAAGTAGCCAACCAGTCCCTCAACGTAGCAATCAACTactccaactccaacaaaTCCTCCCCCTTATCCTGGTCCAAAATCGCCCAATCCTACTTCCTCGCCGTCGGCGCCTCCTGCTCCGTAGCCGTAGGCCTCAACTCCCTCGTCCCCCGTCTGAAATCcatcaccccttccacccgcctcatcctcggccgaCTCGTCCCCTTCGCCGCCGTGGCCTCGGCCGGTGCCCTCAACGTCTTCCTCATGCGCGGGGAGGAGATCCGCACCGGCATCGACGTCTTCCCTGTCCTGTCTCAAAAGGCCAGGGAGGCGTTTGCTGCCCAGGGCAAGTCCCCCTCCGAGGTGGAGAGTCTGGGCAAGAGCCAAAAGGCGGCAAcgttggcggtgggggagacgGCGGTGAGCAGGGTGCTGAATTCGTCCCCGATCATGGTCATCCCCgcgctggcgctggtgaGGTTCCAGAAGACGGAGTGGCTGAGGAAGAACCCTAGGTGGACGACGCCGTTGAATTTGGGGTTGATCTTGGTGACGTCGTATGCGGTTTTGCCGTTGGCGCTGGCGGCGTTCCCGCAGAGGCAGAAGGTTAGGGCGGATagtttggaggagaggtttcATGGacggggtggggagggggggttggtggagttCAATAGGGGTATTTGA
- the LKH1 gene encoding serine threonine protein kinase CMGC group (COG:T; EggNog:ENOG503NUFQ), whose amino-acid sequence MSTPTTATATLPPYSHSHFHYPHHHQQHKSFPQPNTSAYRSTNPVLPPASRLVYPSTSGYNTHPATPAASNGASLMPLEPSRHHPHDSADLASHRSESLYSTMPANSQSSRTQVVTNPPPSSSKKRQRDVDWNDFYKNGLPTEIIVIDDSPEPEEPATSKNLTNGHSYASGPTDASVAPPAKRRRKETDAAPYDPVHHIASHTHTPRQYGSPSKSTTSSGRTNSANHTTAATSLGSLSSNGQYDHELQQASQGQKRKRTRAQTNSEAKRREALVTDAFASYIPPRQPIKKSRDVPVQIITDPPHMQISRVDDDEGHYIVVPDNPLTERYQMVKLLGQGTFGKVVQAKDRQRPGKLVAIKIIRSVQKYREASKIELRVLETLKANDPENRNRCIHLRDCFDYRGHICIVMDLLGQSVFDFLKSNNFVPFPNSQIQSFARQLFTSVAFLHDLNLIHTDLKPENILLCHNEYQTFTYNRKIPSSSSNVARQATQRRVLLDTEIRLIDFGSATFQDEYHSSVVSTRHYRAPEIILGLGWSFPCDIWSIGCILVEFFTGDALFQTHDNLEHLAMMQAVVDANIDTHLVQSVNRQPRNGTNPASRYFKRNKLDYPTADTTRQSKRFVRAMKTLPEIIPPNNKFLKEFLALLQKIFVYDPAKRITAKEALSHPWFQEHAYPDDGTEAARIRAEKQRLNELSAIAP is encoded by the exons ATGTCGACTCCGACTACTGCAACTGCGACGCTCCCTCCCTACAGTCACAGTCACTTTCActacccacaccaccaccagcagcataAATCGTTCCCACAACCAAATACCTCTGCCTACCGCTCTACGAACCCGGTGCTTCCTCCTGCCTCCCGTCTCGTTTATCCCTCTACCTCCGGCTACAACACTCACCCGGCGACACCCGCCGCGTCAAATGGAGCGAGTCTGATGCCCCTGGAGCCATCGAGACACCACCCACACGACTCGGCCGACTTGGCCTCCCATCGCTCGGAATCGCTCTACTCAACCATGCCGGCAAACTCGCAGTCAAGCCGAACCCAAGTGGTGACCAAcccgccgccgtcgtcgtcaaaaaagagacagagagaTGTCGATTGGAATGATTTCTACAAAAATGGCCTGCCGACCGAAATCATCGTCATTGATGACTCCCCTGAGCCTGAGGAGCCGGCAACGTCCAAGAACCTGACCAACGGACATTCCTATGCCAGCGGCCCGACCGATGCTTCGGTCGCCCCTCCggccaagaggaggagaaaagagaCTGATGCGGCACCTTACGACCCTGTTCATCATATCGCATCACACACCCACACTCCTCGCCAGTATGGGTCGCCAAGCAAATCGACAACGTCAAGTGGCCGTACCAACTCTGCCAATCATACCACGGCCGCTACCTCACTTGGCTCACTTTCATCAAACGGTCAGTATGACCACGAGTTGCAGCAGGCGAGCCAGGGCCAGAAGCGGAAAAGAACCCGGGCACAGACGAACAGCGAGGCGAAGCGTCGCGAGGCTCTGGTCACAGATGCTTTTGCCAGCTAcattcctcctcggcagcccaTTAAGAAGTCCCGAGATGTCCCGGTCCAGATCATCACTGAT CCTCCGCACATGCAGATCTCGCGGgtcgacgatgacgaaggTCACTACATTGTTGTGCCGGACAATCCATTGACTGAGCGAT ATCAAATGGTCAAGCTGCTTGGACAAGGCACGTTCGGCAAAGTCGTCCAAGCCAAGGACAGGCAGCGTCCAGGGAAGTTGGTCGCCATCAAGATCATTCGCTCGGTGCAAAAGTACCGCGAAGCCAGCAAGATTGAGCTCCGAGTCCTGGAAACGCTCAAGGCCAACGACCCGGAGAATCGCAACAGGTGCATTCACCTCCGAGACTGCTTCGACTACCGCGGCCACATCTGCATCGTTATGGACCTGTTGGGTCAGAGCGTGTTCGACTTTCTTAAGAGCAATAATTTCGTCCCCTTTCCCAACAGCCAGATTCAGAGCTTCGCCCGCCAGCTGTTTACCAGCGTAGCCT TCTTGCATGATCTCAACTTGATCCACACGGATTTGAAGCCCGAGAATATCTTGCTTTGTCATAACGAGTACCAGACGTTCACGTACAACCGCAAGATTCCATCCTCGAGCAGCAATGTTGCCCGCCAGGCCACACAAAGAAGAGTATTGTTGGACACCGAGATCCGGTTGATTGACTTTGGGTCTGCAACATTTCAGGACGAATATCACTCGTCCGTTGTGTCAACTCGGCATTACCGTGCACCCGAAATcattcttggtcttggctggTCTTTCCCCTGCGACATTTGGAGCATTGGATGCATTCTCGTCGAGTTCTTCACCGGAGATGCCCTTTTCCAGACACACGATAACCTCGAGCATCTGGCCATGAtgcaggcggtggtggacgCCAATATCGACACTCACCTTGTCCAGTCTGTTAACCGCCAGCCACGCAATGGCACCAACCCAGCATCCAG GTACTTCAAGCGGAACAAGCTGGATTACCCGACAGCAGATACCACAAGACAGTCGAAGAGATTTGTCAGAGCAATGAAGACACTTCCG GAGATCATTCCGCCGAACAACAAGTTCCTGAAAGAGTTCTTGGCCCTTTTACAAAAGATCTTTGTCTACGACCCTGCCAAACGGATAACGGCCAAGGAGGCTCTGAGCCATCCCTGGTTCCAGGAACACGCTTACCCCGACGACGGAACCGAGGCTGCTCGCATTCGCGCCGAAAAGCAGAGACTCAACGAACTGTCGGCCATTGCGCCATGA
- a CDS encoding hypothetical protein (EggNog:ENOG503PQ0J) has protein sequence MTTTPSPLLAIRSSSLQMLASLLRLPPEMMIGGVTTREMPAQWLAEQKQVVDSGVLPFEVLAKPTTTAREVSSSSRWRRVVAPFLLTGSRQRGLCQAHGGLDYDLVREVYGLVRKEVVDGGEGVRSWLRFISRRREEYKRDDWRDVRGFVEDMAGVVVLMEGFEVGDGVDEERWEGYFGRGVRMEDVKERFGTGWERVGSGCLACVLGVIGGRKEVVVGLRGSCLSRAKRRTPRLEGRWLGGWMDGEMVRESEVLAGRLRVVRRLQEGRSGGEGVGMDFVRGVEEVRLADDAGHRTGGNAIYEGEGSRQLSTNNPYRPTDPKSPSPPVPPPQEPFGGFDGAFDSDDDHYQQILNTLVPPGNQIQNPIPPPTPPSMSDSRDYHPPRQSWTAPIPPLSLPRRCPSPHHSHPPANLNPQVHTAIIPPPSSSYYADEILNHYQDYQDHKPSARTRSSTIFSGRPRPEEYDSLVAMDNDEAALLCRREHQKRLDECYSEKSTKARLKRGLERGRSSPGSDGGRTEWGDFCRF, from the coding sequence atgaccaccaccccgtcgCCTCTACTCGCCATACGGAGCAGCTCCCTCCAGATGCTCGCCTCGTTGCTCCGTCTCCCGCCCGAGATGATGATTGGGGGGGTAACCACGAGGGAGATGCCTGCCCAATGGCTCGCGGAGCAGAAGCAGGTGGTTGACTCGGGGGTTTTGCCTTTCGAGGTGCTGGcgaaacccaccaccaccgcgagggaagtgtcgtcgtcgtccaggtggaggagggttgttgcTCCGTTCTTGCTTACCGGCAGTCGTCAACGGGGGTTGTGTCAAGCCCATGGTGGTCTCGATTATGATCTTGTCAGGGAGGTTTATGGCTTGGTTAGGAAGGAGGtcgttgatggcggggagggggtgaggtctTGGTTGAGGTTTATTTCTCGGCGTCGAGAGGAATATAAACGGGATGATTGGAGGGATGTGAGAGGGTTTGTTGAGGATAtggcgggggtggttgtgttgatggaggggtttgaGGTGGGTgacggggtggatgaggagcgGTGGGAGGGGTATTTTGGAAGGGGGGTACGGATGGAAGATGTGAAAGAAAGGTTCGGGacggggtgggagagggtgggaagTGGGTGTTTGGCTTGTGTTTTGGGGGTTATTGGcgggaggaaggaggtggttgttgggttgagggggagttgCTTATCGcgggcgaagaggaggacgccgAGGCTGGAGGGAcggtggttgggggggtggatggatggggagatggtgagggagagtgaggtgctggcggggaggttgagggttgtgaggaggctgcaggaggggaggtctgggggagagggggtgggtatGGATTttgtgaggggggttgaggaggtgaggttggctgACGATGCTGGTCACCGAACTGGTGGCAATGCGATATatgagggtgagggcagCAGGCAACtcagcaccaacaacccgTACAGACCTACTGACCCTAAaagcccatcaccaccggtaccaccaccacaagaacCATTCGGCGGGTTCGACGGCGCCTTCGATTCCGACGATGACCACTACCAACAaatcctcaacaccctcgttCCCCCCGGCAATCAGATCCAAAATCccataccaccaccaacacccccatccaTGAGTGACTCTAGAGACTatcacccccctcgccaaagcTGGACAGCCCCCataccccccctttccctccctcgccgctgCCCCTCACCCCATCATTCTCACCCTCCTGCAAACTTGAATCCCCAAGTTCACACCGccatcatcccacccccctcctcaagctACTACGCCGACGAAATCCTCAACCATTATCAGGATTATCAGGATCACAAACCGTCAGCCAGAACAAGATCCAGCACCATCTTCTCTGGGAGACCCCGGCCAGAAGAATACGACAGCTTGGTTGCCATGGACAACGATGAAGCGGCTTTGTTGTGTCGCCGTGAACATCAGAAACGTTTGGACGAATGCTACAGTGAGAAGAGTACAAAGGCGAGGCTGAAAAGGGGGCTCGAAAGGGGCAGGAGCAGTCCAGGAAGTGATGGGGGCAGGACAGAGTGGGGTGATTTCTGTCGGTTTTGA
- a CDS encoding hypothetical protein (EggNog:ENOG503NVWN; COG:S): MNRLRLPSRLKIARPSLKSHPSKLALRTKKVPPGFPSYIGVITRHHIPKLLSDGTSVWFPYPGRSPRGHTLRAVLNIPRELNPTITTINKAVAPEKNQGNAQTMTSYTQVVTTPTADTPGACVLLHFDRRRYLFGRMAEGTQRAMVQRKVAMAKIHNIFVTGTVDWSTTGGLPGLMLTLADVVAGAKAARADELAVREAKGLKSKDRDIDDDLHIYGGRNLVHSLATTRRFIFRKGIPLSLNEIRTDSPSQRNDRAIPDFEDDLVRIWHLPITSNSSASRPGSRKRKHSDLEEGEEEAETAVTEQAELSDAEAQHIRQAAVAGMFSSTWSLDTLHEVNLRDADPLAKIFFRSEGGMIEEYKGPRPGNTEKLPDIRVLIRSPWPAAKIETLPITKPSNESLCYIAKCHPRRGKFKPEEANKLGVSKFDFKKLIDGETITLENGTVVTPDMVMEPTVAGRGLAVIDIPAEDMVNSFLARPEWSDSALMSGIDVMYWISSEQFSAYRDERLVEFMKKFPSVQHVLLGQDVCPNTLALQDPADKTLKLNFIDPDRFPLLKFDSRPLAPVDAGDVGAAGARINLHPKPGPSSEFLVSPIDPIGTLKALVGQHSEVVEMAREASKKIADPAFLVEVEESQKDIPNRDTEIIPLGTGSALPSKYRNVSATLIRVPGHGSYLFDCGENTLGQLRRLYGNEGTDEVLKDLRAIYISHLHADHHFGTASMMARWNKVTAGTDALLGVIATGGFHSWMLEYDGVEPLGLDRVVGIVPYRGGQPNADLGWKFPPTLNQSECNTMQERFPKVEICWVDHCQNATAIVMTFAPSGLKIAYSGDCRPSKKFAELGKGAHLLLHECTFEDGLKGDAVAKKHSTISEALAVGRDMGARRILLTHFSQRYPKLPAPEGEGEKVELGKGTAVLYAFDHMRVKLGEFKQAEEFIPAIKKLLEEEMKEKEGEDGEEGEEGGEEAAKKAEKKKEQERKKAEKQKKKLEHAKAAMEQKKGKGKNRGKVAEVVKEGEGGEKPEGTEKPEEKPKEVTSSEGDAKSEEVKTQEGVEKLEVKESEDVVMT; this comes from the coding sequence ATGAACCGCTTGCGCCTCCCAAGCCGCCTCAAGATTGCTCGACCATCTTTAAAGAGCCACCCCTCGAAACTTGCTCTACGAACGAAGAAGGTTCCGCCTGGCTTTCCTTCCTACATTGGTGTCATTACCCGACACCACATACCCAAGCTCTTGTCGGACGGCACCTCGGTTTGGTTTCCGTATCCAGGCCGGTCACCAAGAGGACACACGCTCCGAGCTGTGTTGAACATTCCTCGAGAGCTAAACCCGACAATCACGACGATAAACAAGGCCGTCGCCCCGGAAAAGAACCAGGGCAACGCCCAGACGATGACTTCCTACACCCAGGTggtcaccacccccacggCTGACACGCCGGGGGCGTGTGTGCTGCTGCATTTCGACCGGCGCCGTTATCTCTTTGGGCGCATGGCCGAGGGAACACAGAGGGCGATGGTGCAGAGGAAGGTTGCGATGGCGAAGATCCATAACATCTTTGTCACGGGCACGGTCGACTGGAGCACGACGGGAGGGTTGCCGGGCTTGATGTTGACTCTGGCCGACGTTGTGGCAGGAGCAAAGGCTGCTCGTGCCGACGAGCTTGCCGTGCGGGAAGCGAAGGGGTTGAAGTCGAAGGACAGGGAtatcgacgacgaccttCATATTTACGGAGGTAGGAACTTGGTACATTCTTTGGCTACTACCAGACGGTTTATCTTCCGCAAGGGCATTCCCCTTAGTCTAAACGAGATCCGAACCGATTCGCCGTCTCAGAGAAACGACCGTGCCATCCCCGACTTTGAGGATGATCTCGTCCGTATCTGGCACCTACCAATAACCTCGAATTCAAGCGCCAGTCGTCCAGGGTCTAGAAAACGCAAACACAGCgacttggaggagggggaagaagaggccgaAACGGCAGTTACAGAGCAGGCTGAGCTTTCGGATGCGGAGGCTCAGCACATCAGACAGGCTGCCGTTGCGGGCATGTTTTCTTCGACGTGGAGTCTTGATACCCTGCACGAGGTGAACCTGCGCGATGCCGACCCATTGGCCAAGATCTTTTTCCGTTCCGAAGGCGGTATGATCGAGGAGTACAAGGGGCCTCGTCCTGGCAACACTGAAAAGTTGCCAGATATTAGGGTCTTGATCCGTTCGCCATGGCCGGCGGCCAAGATTGAGACGCTCCCCATTACGAAGCCGTCCAACGAGTCGCTGTGTTATATCGCCAAGTGCCACCCACGACGTGGCAAGTTCAAGCCCGAGGAAGCTAACAAGCTTGGTGTTTCAAAGTTTGACTTCAAAAAGTTGATCGATGGAGAAACTATCACGCTCGAGAATGGCACAGTGGTGACTCCTGACATGGTCATGGAGCCTACTGTCGCGGGGCGAGGCCTTGCCGTGATCGACATACCAGCCGAAGACATGGTGAACAGCTTCCTCGCTCGTCCAGAGTGGTCGGATTCGGCGCTTATGAGCGGGATTGACGTGATGTATTGGATCTCGTCGGAGCAGTTCAGCGCTTACCGTGATGAGAGGCTCGTTGAGTTCATGAAGAAGTTTCCTTCGGTACAGCATGTTCTGCTCGGCCAGGATGTTTGCCCAAACACATTGGCGCTGCAGGATCCAGCCGACAAGACGCTCAAGCTGAATTTCATTGACCCCGATCGGTTCCCTCTACTGAAGTTCGACAGCCGGCCGCTTGCCCCTGTGGATGCGGGCGATGTTGGCGCGGCTGGCGCCAGAATCAACTTGCATCCCAAGCCAGGGCCTTCTTCAGAGTTTTTGGTTTCCCCTATCGACCCAATAGGCACCCTCAAGGCATTGGTTGGACAGCACAGCGAGGTGGTAGAGATGGCAAGAGAGGCGAGCAAGAAGATTGCCGACCCGGCCTTCCTTGTCGAAGTTGAGGAATCCCAGAAGGATATCCCCAACCGTGACACAGAGATCATCCCGCTGGGTACCGGCTCTGCCTTGCCGTCCAAGTACCGCAACGTCTCTGCCACGCTCATCCGTGTCCCCGGCCACGGCAGCTACCTGTTCGACTGCGGAGAGAACACACTTGGCCAACTCCGCCGTTTGTATGGTAACGAAGGCACAGACGAGGTCCTCAAAGACCTCCGCGCCATTTACATCAGCCACCTCCACGCCGACCACCACTTTGGCACCGCCAGCATGATGGCCCGATGGAACAAGGTGACCGCCGGAACCGACGCTTTACTCGGTGTCATCGCCACCGGAGGGTTCCACTCCTGGATGCTCGAGTACGACGGCGTCGAGCCTCTGGGTCTGGACCGCGTAGTCGGCATCGTTCCCTACCGTGGGGGGCAGCCCAACGCCGATTTGGGCTGGAAATTTCCGCCCACCTTGAACCAGTCGGAGTGCAATACCATGCAGGAACGTTTCCCAAAGGTGGAGATCTGTTGGGTAGACCACTGCCAAAATGCCACCGCCATCGTCATGACCTTTGCCCCCTCTGGCCTGAAGATCGCCTACTCTGGAGACTGCCGCCCGTCTAAGAAATTCGCGGAGCTAGGAAAGGGCGCACATTTGCTGCTGCACGAGTGCACCTTTGAAGACGGGCTCAAAGGGGATGCCGTGGCGAAGAAACACTCCACCATCAGCGAGGCGCtcgcggtggggagggatatGGGCGCGAGAAGGATCTTGCTCACGCATTTTAGCCAGCGGTACCCGAAGCTGCCTGCTcctgaaggggagggggagaaggtggagtTGGGGAAGGGCACGGCGGTGCTGTACGCGTTTGATCATATGAGGGTGAAGCTGGGGGAGTTTAAGCAGGCGGAGGAGTTTATTCCTGCGATTAAgaagttgttggaggaggagatgaaggagaaggagggggaggatggggaagaaggggaggagggtggggaggaggcggcaaagaaggctgagaaaaagaaggagcaggagaggaagaaggcggagaagcagaagaagaagctggagcatGCCAAGGCTGCGatggagcagaagaaggggaaggggaagaatagggggaaggtggcggaggtggtgaaggagggtgagggtggtgagaagccAGAAGGTACAGAGAAGCCTGAGGAGAAACCCAAGGAGGTGACCAGCTCTGAGGGTGACGCAAAGTCAGAGGAAGTCAAAACTCAAGAGGGTGTTGAAAAGCTTGAAGTGAAAGAGTCAGAGGATGTCGTCATGACATAG